The Falco cherrug isolate bFalChe1 chromosome 6, bFalChe1.pri, whole genome shotgun sequence genome window below encodes:
- the LOC114017042 gene encoding gallinacin-10-like, whose translation MRILYVLFAVLFLLLQAVSGSADPIFADTAECRSQGNFCRAGACPPTFTASGSCHGGLLKCCSK comes from the exons ATGAGGATCCTCTATGTGCTGTTTGctgttctcttcctcctcctccaggctgtTTCAG GTTCTGCAGATCCTATTTTTGCTGACACCGCAGAATGCAGGAGCCAGGGAAATTTCTGCCGTGCTGGGGCATGCCCACCCACCTTCACTGCCTCCGGGTCGTGCCACGGGGGGCTGCTGAAATGTTGTTCAAAGTAA